Proteins encoded together in one Mastomys coucha isolate ucsf_1 unplaced genomic scaffold, UCSF_Mcou_1 pScaffold16, whole genome shotgun sequence window:
- the LOC116094019 gene encoding RNA exonuclease 1 homolog: protein MSLKATGRGWFPPGHPEARRVLVHPVGNFLLSYYQCPPTCCGTHQLIVVQVPSLRPGPGAHHGCLAAPSELQHWRPQLAWRKMLCSETLTTSTTSSSSWSSPSSSSSSSSSSSASAQEKKRVIHMASPSLANTTVAAKRTFSSGRATGQPPHFNIVTPQQAIYSNTFSGAKKPILTKEFKDKIPVALRQHYLGLFTEVCLKFSSSHLEAIEKAQSEEKVIYDQSPSKNKYLNVALHTLKKLRGLVPSAIPGLSKATLYSRLKGYLLTEEQRKEHGFPFAHPGKPGSAMLFTGEQLLSPTHRACCRCGTQYLVSASGRCLYSEPCVYHWGRVLSIPVQGGWQVRYSCCYAPLEATGCKVAKQHVQDGRKDNLHGFAKTFPKKDWEAHAGIYALDCEMSYTTHGLELTRVTVVDTDLHVIYDTFVKPDHEIVDYNTMFSGVTEADLVNTKVRLCDVQAVLLSLFSTETILIGHSLESDLLALKFIHGTVVDTSVLFPHHRGLPYKRSLRGLISQYLSQMIQTHSGGHSSIEDARACMQLVTWKLQEDAKTSSPSQQQAACQKSDSLRKLPVCTSRYTQTPKMPEMPEMPGMLYLEESDSDEPPQLET from the coding sequence ATGAGCCTGAAAGCTACAGGGCGAGGTTGGTTCCCACCAGGGCATCCCGAGGCCAGGAGAGTCCTGGTTCATCCAGTCGGGAACTTCCTGCTGTCTTACTACCAGTGTCCTCCAACTTGTTGCGGGACCCACCAGCTCATCGTGGTCCAGGTGCCTTCCCTGAGGCCTGGCCCTGGGGCGCACCACGGCTGCCTTGCTGCACCTTCGGAGCTACAACACTGGCGACCCCAGCTGGCCTGGAGGAAGATGCTCTGCTCTGAGACATTGACGACATCCACCACGTCTTCCTCCTCGTggtcttccccctcctcctcgtCGTCGTCGTCTTCGTCATCCTCAGCCTCAGCTCAAGAGAAGAAGAGGGTCATCCATATGGCTAGCCCCAGCCTGGCCAACACCACTGTGGCTGCCAAGAGGACCTTCAGCAGCGGCAGAGCCACAGGTCAGCCGCCACACTTCAACATAGTCACTCCACAGCAAGCTATCTACAGCAATACTTTTTCTGGAGCGAAGAAGCCCATCCTCACCAAGGAATTTAAGGACAAGATCCCTGTTGCCTTGCGTCAGCACTACTTGGGCTTGTTCACCGAGGTGTGCCTTAAGTTCTCCTCTTCACATCTGGAGGCCATCGAGAAGGCGCAGTCAGAGGAGAAAGTGATCTACGACCAGAGTCCCAGCAAGAACAAGTACCTGAATGTCGCCCTGCACACGCTGAAGAAGCTCAGGGGCCTGGTTCCCAGCGCCATCCCGGGTCTCAGCAAGGCCACCCTGTACAGCCGCCTGAAGGGCTATCTGCTCACTGAGGAGCAGCGGAAGGAGCATGGCTTTCCGTTCGCGCATCCGGGGAAGCCTGGGTCAGCAATGCTCTTCACAGGAGAGCAGCTGCTGAGCCCGACACACAGGGCCTGCTGCCGCTGTGGCACCCAGTACCTCGTGTCAGCCTCGGGCCGCTGCCTCTACTCGGAGCCCTGCGTGTACCACTGGGGGCGTGTCCTCTCCATCCCCGTGCAGGGAGGCTGGCAGGTGCGTTACTCGTGCTGCTACGCGCCCTTGGAAGCCACAGGCTGCAAGGTGGCCAAGCAACACGTGCAGGACGGCAGGAAGGACAACTTGCATGGCTTTGCCAAGACCTTCCCGAAGAAGGACTGGGAAGCGCATGCGGGAATCTACGCCCTGGACTGTGAGATGTCCTACACCACACACGGCCTGGAGCTCACCCGCGTCACAGTGGTGGACACTGATTTACACGTGATTTACGACACCTTCGTCAAGCCGGACCATGAGATCGTGGACTACAACACCATGTTTTCCGGAGTGACAGAGGCAGACCTGGTGAACACCAAAGTTAGACTGTGTGATGTCCAGGCTGTGCTCCTTAGCCTGTTCAGCACTGAAACCATCCTCATTGGACACAGCCTTGAGAGTGACCTGCTGGCTTTGAAGTTCATCCACGGCACTGTGGTGGACACTTCCGTGCTCTTCCCGCACCACCGAGGCCTCCCCTACAAGCGCTCCTTGCGGGGCCTCATCTCTCAGTACCTCAGCCAGATGATCCAGACACACAGCGGTGGACACAGCTCCATCGAGGATGCCAGAGCCTGTATGCAGCTGGTGACCTGGAAGTTGCAAGAAGATGCCAAGACCTCTAGCCCCTCTCAGCAGCAGGCCGCTTGCCAGAAGAGCGATTCTCTGCGGAAGCTGCCAGTTTGCACTAGCCGATACACCCAGACGCCCAAGATGCCGGAGATGCCTGAGATGCCAGGCATGTTGTACCTGGAAGAAAGTGATTCAGATGAACCTCCCCAGCTAGAGACTTGA